The Lytechinus pictus isolate F3 Inbred chromosome 10, Lp3.0, whole genome shotgun sequence genome includes a window with the following:
- the LOC129269147 gene encoding matrix-remodeling-associated protein 7-like: MTDAGRKALESEILFYITAALVTFLAFIISFKWVYRKTARKNVCPVHPDGDKGKSITEDKSLQASSGGDGESTKESIADDDEDDIQDLLINHDDIEPLDSEQTDENEHEGEGDDIESKTQHLAGPQKTKKLVEEVSKMMSDEQKQEERRIQSEQLEAIFKLVQNQQDTFGIGSLEDIEDQFKLYA; the protein is encoded by the exons ATGACCGATGCGGGAAGGAAAGCTCTTGAATCTGAGATTCTTTTTTACATCACAGCTGCCTTGGTCACCTTTTTGGCTTTCATAATATCTTTCAAGTGGGTATATAGGAAGACTGCCAGGAAGAATGTATGTCCAGTCCATCCAGATGGAGATAAAGGAAAG TCAATAACAGAAGATAAATCATTGCAAGCGTCGTCAGGAGGAGACGGTGAATCGACTAAAGAATCAAtcgctgatgatgatgaagatgacatCCAAGACCTCCTCATCAACCATGATGACATCGAACCGTTAGATTCTGAACAGACCGACGAAAATGAGCATGAGGGGGAAGGTGATGATATCGAGTCCAAGACGCAACATCTGGCGGGGCctcagaaaacaaagaaattggttGAAGAGGTCTCCAAGATGATGTCAGATGAACAGAAGCAGGAAGAAAGAAG GATTCAATCAGAACAACTAGAGGCAATCTTCAAGCTGGTGCAGAACCAACAAGACACATTTGGGATCGGATCATTAGAGGATATTGAGGATCAATTCAAACTTTATGCATAG